From one Lolium rigidum isolate FL_2022 chromosome 4, APGP_CSIRO_Lrig_0.1, whole genome shotgun sequence genomic stretch:
- the LOC124706460 gene encoding ubiquitin-conjugating enzyme E2 2 isoform X1 gives MSTPARKRLMRDFKRLMQDPPAGISGAPQDNNIMSWNAVIFGPDDTPWDGGTFKLTLQFTEDYPNKPPTVRFVSRMFHPNIYADGSICLDILQNQWSPIYDVAAILTSIQSLLCDPNPNSPANSEAARLFSENKREYNRKVREIVEQSWTAD, from the exons ATGTCGACTCCTGCAAGGAAGAGACTGATGAGGGATTTCAAACGACTGATGCAGGATCCCCCCGCTGGTATAAGTGGGGCCCCTCAGGACAACAATATTATGTCGTGGAATGCTGTAATTTTTGG CCCTGATGATACGCCCTGGGATGGAG GTACGTTCAAGCTGACACTTCAGTTTACTGAAGATTATCCTAATAAGCCACCTACAGTGCGATTTGTTTCTCGGATGTTTCATCCTAACA TTTATGCTGATGGAAGCATATGCTTAGATATCCTCCAGAACCAGTGGAGCCCGATATATGATGTAGCAGCTATACTTACGTCCATTCAG TCATTGCTTTGCGATCCAAACCCAAATTCACCTGCCAACTCTGAAGCTGCCCGCCTATTCAGCGAGAACAAGCGGGAATACAACCGAAAAGTTCGTGAGATTGTGGAGCAAAGCTGGACTGCGGACTAA
- the LOC124706460 gene encoding ubiquitin-conjugating enzyme E2 2 isoform X2 has translation MSTPARKRLMRDFKRLMQDPPAGISGAPQDNNIMSWNAVIFGPDDTPWDGGTFKLTLQFTEDYPNKPPTVRFVSRMFHPNIYADGSICLDILQNQWSPIYDVAAILTSIQLSEERKQLSVEVLLSIFT, from the exons ATGTCGACTCCTGCAAGGAAGAGACTGATGAGGGATTTCAAACGACTGATGCAGGATCCCCCCGCTGGTATAAGTGGGGCCCCTCAGGACAACAATATTATGTCGTGGAATGCTGTAATTTTTGG CCCTGATGATACGCCCTGGGATGGAG GTACGTTCAAGCTGACACTTCAGTTTACTGAAGATTATCCTAATAAGCCACCTACAGTGCGATTTGTTTCTCGGATGTTTCATCCTAACA TTTATGCTGATGGAAGCATATGCTTAGATATCCTCCAGAACCAGTGGAGCCCGATATATGATGTAGCAGCTATACTTACGTCCATTCAG CTGTCTGAAGAAAGAAAACAGTTATCAGTAGAAGTGCTACTTTCTATATTTACATAA
- the LOC124647439 gene encoding hypoxanthine-guanine phosphoribosyltransferase-like has protein sequence MVSEAADAGIERVLWTEAEVAARVAEVASELAADLRRLPDPAVVVGVATGAFLFLADLVRRVDAPLAVDLVRVESYGDGTESSGRPRVTADLKVDVAGKHVVVVEDIVDTGNTVSCLIAHLQKKGASSVSVCTFLDKPARRTVNFQLVGDGKFYRGFECPDSFVVGYGMDYAELYRNLPYVGVLKPEMYNKKTSN, from the exons ATGGTGAGCGAGGCCGCCGACGCCGGCATCGAGCGCGTGCTGTGGacggaggccgaggtcgcggcgcGGGTCGCGGAGGTCGCCTCGGAGCTCGCGGCCGACCTCCGCCGGCTCCCGGACCCGGCCGTCGTCGTGGGCGTCGCCACGGgggccttcctcttcctcgccgaCCTGGTCCGCCGCGTCGACGCGCCGCTCGCCGTCGACCTCGTGCGCGTCGAGTCCTACGGCGACGGCACCGAGTCCAGCGGCCGGCCCAGGGTCACCGCCGACCTCAAGGTCGACGTTGCCGGGAAGCACGTCGTCGTG GTTGAAGATATTGTGGACACAGGGAATACTGTTTCCTGTCTTATCGCTCATTTACAAAAGAAAGGAGCATCATCCGTATCAGTTTGCACTTTCCTTGACAAACCAGCAAGAAGGACAGTCAATTTTCAGCTAGTGGGGGATGGAAAATTCTATAGAGGCTTCGAG TGCCCTGATAGCTTTGTTGTTGGCTATGGTATGGATTACGCCGAGCTGTACCGGAACCTGCCTTATGTTGGAGTTCTGAAGCCTGAGATGTACAACAAGAAAACAAGCAATTAG
- the LOC124647849 gene encoding protein SLOW GREEN 1, chloroplastic-like → SVWLIGCRCGLSSAMATSFLSATGTSFLPVRRLSRRKLTAASSGPFSSRPRRSPSCSLLPPEHRRSSTSCSSPAKIPTSNLLSSITAASRTLLFLLAASLLALSGVRRPLPSLAAPPPPTQETKGQEEEPSDEEQEEAEEDEAKWFEKEEEEVEAAWMQPSDDEEEEEEDDEVQMYLEVLSEDPGDVAALKCLLFARMRRKDWGGALGYAAQLRVAEPGEVEWRLMEALLHELKGDLAQAERLFQEVLAEKPLLVRALHGLALCMSKRYEGPTVFEMLEKALQLAVSEERVPEERNIKLLIAQMHVVKGDLDVASEKLQNLINEDPRDFRPHLCQGIVYALLDKKEEADEQFDSYRSLVPDEFPDKSFINDVILSAKMESKDRLQKDFRSEFLSRK, encoded by the exons TCTGTTTGGCTCATTGGCTGCCGCTGCGGCCTCAGCTCCGCCATGGCGACGAGCTTCTTGTCCGCCACTGGCACCTCGTTCCTCCCCGTCCGCCGTCTCTCCCGCCGCAAGCTCACCGCCGCTTCCTCAGGTCCGTTCTCCTCCAGACCGCGCCGCTCACCATCCTGCTCCCTTCTTCCTCCCGAACACCGTCGCTCCTCCACCTCTTGCTCTTCTCCTGCCAAGATCCCCACCTCCAACCTCCTCTCCTCAATCACAGCCGCCTCGAGaaccctcctcttcctgctcgccgcctccctcctcgCCCTCTCCGGCGTTCGCCGCCCCCTCCCGTCCCTCGCCGCCCCTCCCCCACCTACGCAAGAGACCAAGGGGCAGGAAGAGGAacccagcgacgaggagcaggaagaagcggaggaggacgaggccaagtggtttgagaaggaggaggaagaggtggaggcGGCCTGGATGCAGCCgagcgacgacgaggaagaggaagaggaggacgacgaggtccAGATGTACCTGGAAGTCCTCAGCGAGGACCCTGGCGACGTGGCCGCGCTCAAGTGCCTGCTGTTCGCCAGGATGCGGCGCAAGGACTGGGGCGGCGCGCTGGGGTACGCGGCGCAGCTCCGGGTGGCCGAGCCCGGCGAGGTGGAGTGGCGGCTCATGGAGGCGCTGCTGCACGAGCTCAAGGGGGACCTCGCCCAGGCCGAGCGGCTCTTCCAGGAGGTCCTCGCCGAGAAGCCGCTCCTCGTCCGGGCTCTCCAT GGACTCGCACTGTGTATGAGTAAAAGATACGAAGGTCCAACTGTTTTTGAGATGCTGGAGAAAGCTTTGCAACTTGCAGTGTCGGAGGAAAGGGTCCCGGAAGAGCGCAACATAAAGCTTCTGATTGCACAGATGCATGTCGTCAAG GGCGACCTAGATGTTGCATCAGAGAAATTGCAAAATCTTATTAACGAGGACCCCCGGGATTTTCGACCTCATCTTTGCCAG GGCATTGTATATGCACTTTTAGACAAAAAGGAAGAAGCAGATGAGCAATTCGATTCGTATAGAAGCCTTGTGCCGGATGAGTTCCCAGACAAGAGTTTTATCAATGATGTTATCTTATCGGCCAAAATGGAGTCAAAAGATCGGCTACAAAAGGACTTCAGATCCGAGTTCCTATCTAGAAAATGA